One segment of Procambarus clarkii isolate CNS0578487 chromosome 1, FALCON_Pclarkii_2.0, whole genome shotgun sequence DNA contains the following:
- the LOC123758930 gene encoding probable G-protein coupled receptor Mth-like 3, protein MHGRGAWWKTTLLVATFQWVACVRYATATCELHNAHACPTFRQEDSERYDKAYVKLCEGAIDAPSPLVSGAETEWDQIKVNINCGDEEGVMEKQEYLSNTTFLRAHNNVVELETRDDVTRDYCIDVLLGKSPGAHQQPSRKDPREKGKDLSTEFGRGGVATAGNETQELPSLGTQHTEPHPQYIAHFCKIDPLVQRYRDRQVCSRITCLRKCCPPGKFLRSGEESPMCIYSDNYTKSWTLDGSTHIRDPDSFSHFHIIYSIPTNEQCFNFDNFTIVANGYLEMEGDQFSQEDYCVDYQEQDSGEIKEVVHLCLNLDECGWKYRILNPVLMGVSCVFLAATAVVYIFVAELRRDNSSRCIVAMALTTIVTYIIVIVHTFTREYMEHHPSICSVTAFLNLSSILSTFFWINVFSYDIWKTITSGQSGSGRSWKVFFRYEVYAWGCPSLLAALAVLTDTFLTDTFLNDTFLNDTYLRPGFNDPYSNCWFSTNESRWIYKDSIILVLMVVNCGFFLHVVYSLNKMLNNRQLRNETSQRTCPIPN, encoded by the exons ATGCATGGGCGCGGTGCATGGTGGAAAACAACCCTATTGGTTGCAACTTTTCAGTGGGTGGCTTGTGTAAGGTATGCAACGGCCACCTGTGAGCTCCACAACGCCCACGCCTGCCCGACGTTCAGGCAAGAAGATTCGGAGCGATATGATAAAGCATACGTGAAGCTGTGCGAGGGTGCCATCGATGCTCCCTCACCTCTAGTGTCCGGAGCAGAAACAGAATGGGATCAAATAAAGGTGAATATTAATTGTGGCGATGAGGAGGGAGTTATGGAGAAGCAGGAGTACCTGAGTAACACAACCTTCCTCAGGGCTCATAATAATGTGGTGGAACTAGAAACACGAGACGACGTAACAAGGGATTACTGTATTGATGTATTACTCGGAAAGAGTCCAGGGGCTCATCAACAACCCTCACGGAAGGACCCTAGAGAAAAAGGAAAAGATTTAAGTACAGAGTTTGGACGAGGAGGAGTTGCCACAGCTGGTAATGAAACACAAGAGCTCCCAAGCCTAGGTACACAACATACAGAGCCACACCCCCAGTATATTGCACACTTTTGCAAGATAGACCCACTTGTTCAGAGGTACCGAGACCGACAGGTTTGTTCCCGCATCACTTGCTTGCGCAAGTGCTGTCCTCCAGGCAAGTTTCTCCGCTCAGGAGAAGAGTCACCCATGTGCATCTACAGTGACAACTACACCAAGAGCTGGACATTGGACGGCTCTACCCACATCCGTGACCCTGACAGCTTCTCCCATTTCCACATAATCTACAGCATCCCTACCAACGAACAATGCTTTAACTTTGATAATTTCACAATTGTAGCAAATGGTTATTTGGAGATGGAAGGTGATCAATTTTCTCAGGAAGACTACTGCGTCGATTATCAAGAGCAGGATTCGGGGGAAATTAAGGAGGTTGTGCACCTGTGCCTAAACCTCGATGAATGTGGCTGGAAGTATCGGATATTAAACCCAGTGTTGATGGGCGTCTCGTGCGTGTTTCTGGCTGCAACAGCAGTTGTGTATATTTTCGTCGCCGAACTACGACGTGACAATAGCAGCCGTTGCATCGTCGCCATGGCCCTCACTACCATCGTCACCTACATAATCGTCATCGTTCACACGTTCACACGCGAATACATGGAACATCACCCTTCCATTTGCTCAGTTACAG CGTTCCTGAACCTGTCGTCTATCCTCTCCACGTTCTTCTGGATCAACGTCTTCTCTTATGACATATGGAAGACGATAAC GTCAGGCCAGAGCGGGTCCGGGAGGAGCTGGAAGGTTTTCTTCAGGTACGAGGTCTACGCCTGGGGCTGCCCGTCCCTGCTGGCGGCCTTGGCGGTCCTCACCGACACCTTCCTCACCGACACCTTCCTCAACGACACCTTCCTCAACGACACTTACTTACGGCCTGGGTTTAACGATCCCTATTCAAATTGCTGGTTCTCTA caaatgagtctCGGTGGATTTACAAGGACAGCATCATCTTGGTCCTGATGGTGGTCAACTGTGGCTTCTTCCTCCATGTCGTATACAGCCTCAACAAGATGCTCAACAACAGGCAACTCAGAAATGAAACAAGCCAAAGGACATGTCCAATCCCAAATTAA